Proteins co-encoded in one Aggregicoccus sp. 17bor-14 genomic window:
- a CDS encoding efflux RND transporter periplasmic adaptor subunit, with the protein MKTPSKKTLSVVAVVVVLAVALGAYLHFKGASAAPISYETAKVERGPLSAKVTATGTLSARVTVLVGAQVSGRIQSLSADFNSHVKKGDVIAQLDPALFEAARDQARANLTSATANVEKAKAQALDSKRQLARTQDLFTRNIVSKADVETAETTLAVNDSAVRQAQAALEQARANLQQANVNLTYTTIRSPISGTVISRSVDVGQTVASSLQAPTLFTIAEDLANMEIHTSVAEADVGRLASGMPATFTVDAFPNERFPGQVREIRNAATTVQNVVTYDAVLSVDNPQLKLRPGMTASVTIAYAERDNVLKVPNAAVRFQPSAAVLAQLRAGRPQRDAAAGGNGGGAGFPPSAQAATPPAAQGGSGGAGAAQPGAGRGMRNRAAGEKALWVMRDGHPVRVPVKAGLSDGRMTEVEGDLKEGDTVVTAASVKGESAAPTGGMPGMGGPGGMGGPGGGGGGGRRGGF; encoded by the coding sequence ATGAAAACGCCCTCCAAGAAGACGCTCTCGGTAGTCGCAGTGGTGGTCGTGCTGGCCGTGGCCCTCGGCGCGTACCTGCACTTCAAGGGCGCCTCGGCGGCGCCGATCTCCTACGAGACGGCGAAGGTGGAGCGCGGTCCCCTGTCGGCCAAGGTGACGGCCACGGGCACGCTCTCGGCGCGCGTCACGGTGCTGGTGGGCGCGCAGGTGAGCGGGCGCATCCAGAGCCTGAGCGCGGACTTCAACTCGCACGTGAAGAAGGGCGACGTCATCGCCCAGCTGGACCCGGCGCTCTTCGAGGCCGCGCGTGACCAGGCCCGCGCGAACCTGACCTCGGCCACGGCGAACGTGGAGAAGGCCAAGGCGCAGGCGCTGGACTCCAAGCGGCAGCTCGCGCGCACGCAGGACCTCTTCACCCGCAACATCGTCTCCAAGGCAGACGTGGAGACCGCGGAGACCACGCTCGCGGTGAACGACTCCGCGGTGCGCCAGGCGCAGGCGGCGCTGGAGCAGGCGCGCGCGAACCTGCAGCAGGCGAACGTGAACCTCACCTACACCACCATCCGCTCGCCCATCAGCGGCACGGTCATCTCGCGCAGCGTGGACGTGGGGCAGACGGTGGCGTCGAGCCTGCAGGCGCCCACGCTGTTCACCATCGCGGAGGACCTGGCGAACATGGAGATCCACACCAGCGTCGCCGAGGCGGACGTGGGGCGGCTCGCCTCCGGAATGCCCGCGACCTTCACGGTGGATGCCTTCCCCAACGAGCGCTTCCCGGGCCAGGTGCGCGAGATCCGCAACGCGGCGACCACGGTGCAGAACGTGGTGACCTACGACGCGGTGCTCAGCGTGGACAACCCGCAGCTCAAGCTGCGCCCCGGCATGACGGCGAGCGTGACCATCGCCTACGCCGAGCGCGACAACGTGCTCAAGGTGCCCAACGCGGCCGTGCGCTTCCAGCCCTCGGCGGCGGTGCTCGCGCAGCTGCGCGCGGGGCGTCCGCAGCGCGACGCGGCGGCGGGTGGCAACGGCGGTGGCGCGGGCTTCCCGCCCAGCGCCCAGGCGGCCACGCCTCCCGCGGCGCAGGGCGGCAGCGGCGGGGCTGGAGCGGCCCAACCGGGCGCAGGCCGGGGCATGCGCAACCGTGCGGCCGGCGAGAAGGCCCTCTGGGTGATGCGTGACGGGCACCCTGTGCGCGTGCCGGTGAAGGCCGGCCTGAGCGACGGGCGCATGACCGAGGTGGAGGGCGACCTGAAGGAGGGCGACACCGTGGTGACGGCGGCGAGCGTGAAGGGCGAGAGTGCGGCGCCCACCGGTGGCATGCCCGGAATGGGCGGCCCCGGCGGCATGGGCGGGCCGGGCGGCGGTGGCGGCGGCGGCCGCCGAGGGGGCTTCTAG
- a CDS encoding ABC transporter ATP-binding protein, whose protein sequence is MNPALETAGAPLFELENVTRTYKVGDTLVHALRGVSLKVARGEFVAIMGTSGSGKTTLMNVLGCLDKPSTGTYRLAGTDVNKLSRDELAELRNRTLGFVFQNFNLLSRTSAEDNVELPLVYAGVPRKERKARSRAALERVGLGHRMDHHPTQLSGGQQQRVAIARALVGEPKVILADEPTGNLDSRTGIEVMALLQQLSASGITIVLVTHEPDVAAYAQRVVVVRDGKVRADRRQEPLVAVVPPLEVEPDDAPQEAAS, encoded by the coding sequence ATGAATCCCGCACTCGAGACCGCGGGCGCTCCGCTCTTCGAGCTGGAGAACGTGACCCGCACGTACAAGGTCGGCGACACGCTGGTGCATGCGCTGCGCGGGGTGTCCCTGAAGGTCGCGCGCGGCGAGTTCGTCGCCATCATGGGCACCTCGGGCTCGGGGAAGACGACGCTGATGAACGTGCTCGGCTGCCTGGACAAGCCGAGCACGGGCACCTACCGGCTCGCGGGCACGGACGTGAACAAGCTCAGCCGCGACGAGCTCGCCGAGCTGCGCAACCGCACGCTGGGCTTCGTGTTCCAGAACTTCAACCTGCTCAGCCGCACCAGCGCCGAGGACAACGTGGAGCTGCCGCTGGTGTACGCGGGCGTGCCGCGCAAGGAGCGCAAGGCGCGCTCGCGGGCGGCGCTCGAGCGCGTGGGGCTGGGCCACCGCATGGACCACCACCCGACGCAGCTCTCCGGTGGCCAGCAGCAGCGCGTGGCGATCGCGCGGGCGCTCGTCGGTGAGCCCAAGGTCATCCTCGCGGACGAGCCCACGGGCAACCTGGACTCGCGCACGGGCATCGAGGTGATGGCGCTCCTGCAGCAGCTCTCGGCGTCCGGCATCACCATCGTGCTCGTCACGCACGAGCCGGACGTGGCGGCGTACGCGCAGCGGGTGGTGGTGGTGCGCGACGGCAAGGTGCGCGCGGACCGGCGCCAGGAGCCGCTGGTCGCGGTGGTGCCGCCGCTCGAGGTGGAGCCCGACGACGCACCGCAGGAGGCTGCGTCATGA
- a CDS encoding ATP-dependent DNA helicase RecQ gives MAEVMGQGELEATLKERFGLSGFRPGQREVLDALLGPRGAALAVFPTGGGKSLCYQLPALLLPGLTLVVSPLIALMKDQIDALGRRGIRAARLDSSLGLDESREVTEALRRNELKLLYVAPERFNNERFTGLLRELRLSLFAVDEAHCVSEWGHNFRPDYLKLAQAARDLKAERVLALTATATPAVVKDICEGFGIPEEAAVVTGFYRENLTLETTPVAAQARDALLLERLRSRPPGPTIVYVTLQKTAERVAELLKAAGLPAAAYHAGMEAEDRARVQEAWMASDRGIVVATIAFGMGIDKADVRAVYHYNLPKGLESYSQEVGRAGRDGKPSVVELLACPDDVPTLENFAHGDTPTPEALQGLVEELLSGGPELEVDLYALSNRHDLRPLVLRTALTYLELQGVLRQGTPFYAGYKVQPLVPLEQVFARFEGERRRFLEAVFQKSKKGRTWYTVDARAVAEALGQPRERVVKALDYLQEQGLAQTQVSEPRQRYTRLRPKEDARALVTGLLERFEQRERAEVARIQQVLELVTHAGCQNNALVAHFGQRRPRPCGHCTFCRTGRAQVLPPPHERPALPAGLDVAGLRALQQRHPDALGSPRQAARFLCGLGSPATSKARLGGHRLFGALEEWPFAQVLTWCEQEAR, from the coding sequence ATGGCCGAGGTGATGGGGCAGGGGGAGCTGGAGGCGACGCTGAAGGAGCGCTTCGGACTGAGCGGGTTCCGGCCGGGGCAGCGCGAGGTGCTCGATGCGCTGCTCGGTCCCCGAGGGGCCGCACTCGCGGTGTTCCCCACCGGTGGAGGCAAGAGCCTCTGCTACCAGCTGCCCGCGCTGCTTCTGCCCGGGCTCACGCTGGTGGTGAGCCCGCTCATCGCGCTGATGAAGGATCAGATCGACGCGTTGGGCCGCCGCGGCATCCGCGCCGCGCGGCTGGACTCCTCGCTCGGCCTCGATGAGTCGCGCGAGGTGACCGAGGCGCTGCGCCGCAACGAGCTGAAGCTCCTCTACGTCGCCCCCGAGCGCTTCAACAACGAGCGCTTCACGGGCCTCCTGCGCGAGCTGCGCCTCTCGCTCTTCGCGGTGGACGAGGCGCACTGCGTGTCCGAGTGGGGCCACAACTTCCGCCCCGACTACCTCAAGCTCGCGCAGGCCGCACGAGACCTCAAGGCCGAGCGGGTGCTCGCGCTCACCGCCACCGCGACCCCCGCGGTGGTGAAGGACATCTGCGAGGGCTTCGGCATCCCGGAGGAGGCCGCGGTCGTCACCGGCTTCTACCGCGAGAACCTCACCCTGGAGACCACGCCCGTGGCGGCGCAGGCGCGCGACGCGCTGCTGCTCGAGCGGCTGCGCTCGCGTCCGCCCGGGCCCACCATCGTCTACGTCACGCTGCAGAAGACGGCCGAGCGGGTGGCGGAGCTCCTGAAGGCTGCGGGACTTCCGGCGGCGGCCTACCACGCGGGCATGGAGGCCGAGGACCGCGCGCGCGTGCAGGAGGCGTGGATGGCCTCGGACCGCGGCATCGTGGTGGCCACCATCGCGTTCGGCATGGGCATCGACAAGGCGGACGTGCGCGCCGTGTACCACTACAACCTGCCCAAGGGCCTGGAGAGCTACAGCCAGGAGGTGGGCCGCGCGGGGCGCGACGGGAAGCCCTCCGTCGTCGAGCTGCTCGCCTGCCCCGACGACGTGCCCACGCTGGAGAACTTCGCGCACGGGGACACGCCCACGCCCGAGGCGCTGCAGGGCCTGGTGGAGGAGCTGCTGTCCGGTGGCCCGGAGCTGGAGGTGGACCTCTACGCCCTCTCCAACCGCCACGACCTGCGCCCGCTGGTGCTGCGCACCGCGCTCACCTACCTGGAGCTGCAGGGGGTGCTGCGGCAGGGCACACCCTTCTACGCGGGCTACAAGGTGCAGCCGCTGGTGCCGCTGGAGCAGGTCTTCGCGCGCTTCGAGGGCGAGCGCCGCCGCTTCCTCGAGGCCGTCTTCCAAAAGAGCAAGAAGGGGCGCACCTGGTACACGGTGGATGCGCGCGCGGTGGCCGAGGCGCTGGGCCAACCGCGCGAGCGCGTGGTGAAGGCGCTGGACTACCTGCAGGAGCAGGGTCTCGCGCAGACGCAGGTGTCCGAGCCGCGCCAGCGCTACACGCGGCTGCGGCCGAAGGAGGATGCGCGCGCACTCGTCACCGGGCTGCTCGAGCGCTTCGAGCAGCGCGAGCGCGCGGAGGTGGCGCGCATCCAGCAGGTGCTCGAGCTCGTGACACACGCGGGCTGTCAGAACAACGCACTCGTCGCGCACTTCGGGCAGCGGCGGCCCAGGCCCTGCGGGCACTGCACCTTCTGCCGCACCGGGCGCGCCCAGGTGCTGCCGCCGCCGCACGAGCGCCCCGCGCTGCCCGCAGGCCTGGACGTCGCGGGCCTGCGTGCACTGCAGCAGCGCCACCCCGACGCGCTCGGCTCTCCGCGGCAGGCCGCGCGCTTCCTCTGCGGGCTGGGCAGCCCCGCCACCTCGAAGGCGCGGCTCGGGGGACATCGCCTCTTCGGTGCGCTGGAGGAGTGGCCCTTCGCGCAGGTCCTCACCTGGTGCGAGCAGGAGGCGCGATGA
- a CDS encoding DUF5131 family protein, giving the protein MSDNTKIEWTDATWNPVRGCTKITPGCKHCYAETFAERFRGVPGHPYTQGFDLKLIPEKLADPFRWPKPRRVFVNSMSDLFHADIPDDYIVEVVRVMARANWHTYQLLTKRSERMRDLLRTKLQDVAQAPHIWWGVSVEDRKWGVPRIAHLRDAPARTRFLSVEPLLEDLGTLDLTGIHWMIVGGESGHGARPLGPDWVRSLRDQCVASGTDFFFKQWGGVRKGVAGRELDGRTHDAQPRLEPGPFPDRATRKRLEQETDAAAAPWLAGPTLLWGHASGGRAPPLSLDSPPGAS; this is encoded by the coding sequence ATGAGTGACAACACGAAGATCGAGTGGACGGACGCGACGTGGAACCCGGTGCGGGGGTGCACGAAGATCACGCCCGGCTGCAAGCACTGCTACGCGGAGACCTTCGCGGAGCGCTTCCGGGGCGTGCCGGGCCACCCGTACACGCAGGGCTTCGACCTGAAGCTCATCCCCGAGAAGCTCGCAGACCCCTTCCGCTGGCCGAAGCCGCGCCGCGTCTTCGTCAACTCGATGAGCGACCTGTTCCACGCGGACATCCCGGACGACTACATCGTCGAGGTGGTGCGCGTGATGGCGCGCGCCAACTGGCACACCTACCAGTTGCTGACGAAGCGCTCGGAGCGCATGCGCGACCTGCTGCGCACGAAGCTGCAGGACGTGGCGCAGGCGCCGCACATCTGGTGGGGCGTGAGCGTGGAGGACCGCAAGTGGGGCGTGCCGCGCATCGCCCATTTGCGTGACGCCCCGGCGCGCACGCGCTTCCTCTCGGTGGAGCCGCTGCTCGAGGACCTCGGGACGCTGGACCTCACCGGCATCCACTGGATGATCGTGGGCGGCGAGAGCGGCCACGGCGCGAGGCCCCTGGGCCCGGACTGGGTGCGCTCCTTGCGCGACCAGTGCGTGGCGAGCGGCACGGACTTCTTCTTCAAGCAGTGGGGCGGCGTGCGCAAGGGCGTGGCGGGGCGCGAGCTGGACGGGCGCACCCACGACGCGCAGCCGCGGCTCGAGCCCGGCCCCTTCCCAGACCGCGCCACCCGCAAGCGGCTCGAACAGGAGACGGATGCCGCCGCCGCGCCCTGGCTCGCGGGCCCCACCCTGCTCTGGGGCCACGCCTCCGGCGGACGGGCGCCGCCACTTTCGCTCGACAGCCCGCCCGGCGCTTCTTAA
- a CDS encoding HAMP domain-containing sensor histidine kinase, with translation MPPRSVFAGRLVFRIYAFGVAALVLLSLLGVVVARLADEGAPREGQVPRSAYLVNKIAEHWGDVPAMQAELDQVREAYRSSLSLYAADGTLQVSSGTPPLAPLSAEQLQQLRTQGPAVPGRNPVVLREDACGAPACELALPIYRGAQLVGYGVVQPYRPNVARPLLTALGVALLAFAIAALLAARSLARPLSRIADVARALGNGDLSARTGLKRRDELGEVARAVDEMAERLTGLLRAQTELLANVSHELRTPLSRIRVALELASETEGPLPEEFLGEVGRDLEELEQLVTEILATARLDLAHGRASGASPPLQTRPTKVSELVRSAADTLRTRHPQRPVEVEVASGLPDLDVDGVLLRRALGNLLSNAHKYSDAGQPIQLRARAEGNEVALSVEDHGIGLTPEDRAQLFTPFFRSDRSRTRGTGGVGLGLTLTKRIVEAHGGRVEVQSEAGHGSTFTLKLPVPPA, from the coding sequence ATGCCGCCGCGCTCCGTCTTCGCGGGACGGCTGGTGTTCCGCATCTACGCCTTCGGCGTGGCGGCGCTGGTGCTGCTCTCGCTGCTGGGAGTCGTCGTCGCGCGGCTCGCCGACGAGGGCGCCCCACGCGAGGGCCAGGTGCCGCGCAGCGCGTACCTGGTGAACAAGATTGCGGAGCACTGGGGCGACGTTCCCGCGATGCAGGCGGAGCTGGACCAGGTGCGCGAGGCGTACCGCTCGAGCCTCAGCCTCTACGCCGCGGACGGCACGCTGCAGGTCAGCTCGGGGACGCCGCCGCTCGCTCCGCTCTCGGCAGAGCAGCTGCAGCAGCTGCGAACGCAGGGGCCTGCAGTCCCGGGTCGCAATCCGGTGGTGCTGCGCGAGGACGCGTGCGGAGCACCGGCGTGCGAGCTCGCGCTGCCCATCTACCGGGGCGCGCAGCTGGTGGGCTACGGCGTGGTGCAGCCCTACCGGCCCAACGTGGCCCGCCCGCTGCTGACGGCGCTGGGCGTGGCCCTGCTGGCCTTCGCCATCGCGGCGCTGCTCGCGGCGCGCAGCCTCGCGCGGCCGCTCTCGCGCATCGCGGACGTGGCGCGGGCACTGGGCAACGGAGACCTCTCGGCGCGCACGGGCCTGAAGCGGCGCGACGAGCTGGGCGAGGTGGCCCGCGCGGTGGACGAGATGGCGGAGCGGCTCACGGGGCTGCTGCGCGCGCAGACGGAGCTGCTGGCCAACGTGTCGCACGAGCTGCGCACCCCGCTCTCGCGCATCCGCGTGGCGCTGGAGCTCGCGAGCGAGACGGAGGGCCCGCTGCCCGAGGAGTTCCTGGGCGAGGTGGGCCGCGACCTCGAGGAGCTGGAGCAGCTGGTGACGGAGATTCTCGCGACCGCGCGCCTCGACCTTGCGCATGGGCGAGCGAGCGGGGCTTCGCCGCCCCTGCAGACGCGGCCTACGAAGGTCTCGGAGCTGGTGCGGTCGGCGGCAGACACGCTGCGCACGCGCCACCCGCAACGACCGGTGGAAGTCGAAGTCGCGTCGGGCCTACCGGACCTCGACGTCGACGGGGTGCTCTTGCGCCGCGCGCTGGGAAACCTCCTGTCCAACGCGCACAAGTACTCGGACGCAGGCCAGCCCATCCAGCTGCGTGCGCGTGCCGAGGGCAACGAGGTAGCGCTGAGCGTGGAGGACCATGGCATCGGCCTGACGCCCGAGGACCGCGCGCAGCTCTTCACGCCCTTCTTCCGAAGCGACCGCAGCCGCACGCGCGGCACGGGCGGCGTGGGGCTCGGCCTCACGCTGACCAAGCGCATCGTGGAAGCCCACGGCGGTCGCGTGGAGGTGCAGAGCGAGGCAGGTCACGGCTCCACCTTCACACTGAAGCTCCCTGTTCCACCCGCGTGA
- the gstA gene encoding glutathione transferase GstA, producing MKLFYSPGACSLSPHIALSEAGLKADLVKVDLRAHKTEGGEDFYAINPKGYVPALQLDNGYVLTEGPAIVQYLADQAPEKKLAPANGTVERYKLQEWLTFIGTELHKSFSPLFNPAVTEDVKKASLEKIAKRFEYVAKHLEGKQYLFGDQFSVADGYLFVMLNWARAKAPAAHESPVLKAYFERVMARPGVKAAMVAEGLQKA from the coding sequence ATGAAGCTCTTCTACTCCCCTGGCGCCTGCTCCCTCTCCCCGCACATCGCCCTGTCCGAGGCCGGCCTGAAGGCGGACCTGGTGAAGGTGGACCTGCGCGCGCACAAGACGGAGGGCGGCGAGGACTTCTACGCCATCAACCCCAAGGGCTACGTGCCGGCGCTGCAGCTGGACAACGGCTACGTGCTCACCGAGGGCCCGGCGATCGTGCAGTACCTCGCGGACCAGGCGCCCGAGAAGAAGCTCGCCCCGGCCAACGGCACGGTGGAGCGCTACAAGCTGCAGGAGTGGCTCACCTTCATCGGCACCGAGCTGCACAAGAGCTTCAGCCCCCTCTTCAACCCGGCCGTGACCGAGGACGTGAAGAAGGCGAGCCTGGAGAAGATCGCCAAGCGCTTCGAGTACGTGGCCAAGCACCTGGAGGGAAAGCAGTACCTCTTCGGTGACCAGTTCAGCGTGGCGGACGGCTACCTCTTCGTCATGCTCAACTGGGCGCGCGCGAAGGCGCCGGCGGCCCACGAGTCCCCGGTGCTCAAGGCCTACTTCGAGCGCGTCATGGCGCGCCCGGGCGTGAAGGCCGCGATGGTGGCCGAGGGCCTGCAGAAGGCCTAG
- a CDS encoding ABC transporter permease, giving the protein MNVLETFLIAFWALKRNKTRSALTTLGIVIGVGAVIAMVGIGEGAKRKVQETFESMGVNQLVILPGSSSAGGTRGGFGSKPTVTWDDLRAIKEGVSSVKYAAPVLRASQPVVSDITNWTTTVYGTTPDYFSIRNWAPASGSLFAPEDGDSKVVVLGQTVAEKLFGSGTNPVGQAVRIGSTPYEVVGVLQSKGQSAGGGDNDDAVFIPARAFQSKVRGGLGNFIDGMVMVGATSPEATRFAETQITDLLRERHHLQDGEPEDFSLRNLADVASSREESTRTLTLLLASIAAVSLLVGGIGVMNIMLVSVTERTREIGVRMALGAKPRHILAQFLVEALTLTVAGGVLGIALGVLVAERLATQFGWPTLVQPQIILVSVGFSAAVGVIFGLYPARRASMLDPIEALRYE; this is encoded by the coding sequence ATGAACGTGCTCGAGACCTTCCTCATCGCGTTCTGGGCGCTCAAGCGCAACAAGACGCGCTCGGCGCTCACCACGCTGGGCATCGTCATCGGCGTGGGCGCGGTCATCGCCATGGTGGGCATCGGCGAGGGCGCGAAGCGCAAGGTGCAGGAGACCTTCGAGTCGATGGGCGTGAACCAGCTCGTCATCCTGCCCGGCAGCAGCAGCGCGGGCGGCACGCGCGGGGGCTTCGGCAGCAAGCCCACCGTCACGTGGGACGACCTGCGCGCCATCAAGGAGGGCGTGTCCTCGGTGAAGTACGCGGCGCCCGTGCTGCGCGCGAGCCAGCCGGTGGTGAGCGACATCACCAACTGGACCACCACGGTGTACGGCACCACGCCGGACTACTTCAGCATCCGCAACTGGGCGCCCGCCTCGGGCAGCCTCTTCGCGCCCGAGGATGGGGACTCGAAGGTGGTGGTGCTGGGGCAGACGGTGGCCGAGAAGCTGTTCGGCTCGGGGACGAACCCGGTGGGCCAGGCGGTGCGCATCGGGAGCACGCCGTATGAGGTCGTGGGCGTGCTGCAGAGCAAGGGGCAGAGCGCGGGCGGCGGCGACAACGACGACGCGGTGTTCATCCCCGCGCGCGCCTTCCAGTCCAAGGTGCGCGGCGGCCTGGGCAACTTCATCGACGGCATGGTGATGGTGGGAGCGACGAGCCCCGAGGCCACGCGCTTCGCCGAGACGCAGATCACCGACCTGCTGCGCGAGCGCCACCACCTGCAGGACGGCGAGCCCGAGGACTTCAGCTTGCGCAATCTCGCGGACGTGGCGAGCTCGCGCGAGGAGAGCACGCGCACGCTCACCCTGCTGCTCGCGAGCATCGCCGCCGTGTCGCTGCTGGTGGGCGGCATCGGCGTGATGAACATCATGCTGGTGAGCGTGACGGAGCGGACGCGGGAGATCGGCGTGCGCATGGCGCTGGGGGCGAAGCCGCGCCACATCCTCGCGCAGTTCCTGGTGGAGGCGCTCACGCTCACGGTGGCCGGCGGCGTGCTGGGCATCGCGCTGGGCGTGCTGGTGGCCGAGCGGCTCGCCACGCAGTTCGGCTGGCCCACGCTGGTGCAGCCGCAGATCATCCTCGTCTCGGTGGGCTTCAGCGCGGCCGTGGGCGTCATCTTCGGGCTCTACCCCGCGAGGCGCGCGTCGATGCTCGATCCCATCGAGGCCCTGCGTTACGAGTAG
- a CDS encoding dicarboxylate/amino acid:cation symporter, translated as MKLVSAWFRIPFWQRVMGGFVLGALVGWLVGKPAEPLFQPLGDIYVTLIRMIATPLVFFAVVNAVSSLHGQKSVAKLGARTFLWFAVTAALAVGVGLGVALLLQPGRGLGGTLAVAEGYTPREVPTPVKVLLDVVPSNPFKALTEGKILQVIFFAGLLGFALVKLGDKTARLRVLVGEASDAMIQVTRFVLQFTPIGTFGLIAALVGAYGFEKLLPLGTFVFALYLACALHIAVTYSSLLLVHGLNPLRFFRGAAPGMQVAFVSSSSFASMPVALRSVVQNLGVKQEYASFAVPLGASIKMDGCGAIYPAITSVFVAQYFGLHLSASQYFIILLASVLGSFGTAGVPGTAIVMVTLVLSSAGLPLQGIGYIVAIDRVLDMMRTMTNVTGQMLVPVLVAKEEGLLDRSVYDSASSTRVVQEGPEQEAA; from the coding sequence GTGAAGCTCGTCAGCGCCTGGTTCCGCATCCCCTTCTGGCAGCGCGTGATGGGCGGCTTCGTGCTCGGCGCGCTGGTGGGCTGGCTCGTGGGCAAGCCCGCGGAGCCCCTCTTCCAGCCCCTGGGGGACATCTACGTCACGCTCATCCGGATGATCGCCACCCCGCTCGTCTTCTTCGCGGTGGTGAACGCGGTGAGCAGCCTGCACGGGCAGAAGAGCGTGGCGAAGCTGGGGGCGCGCACCTTCCTGTGGTTCGCGGTGACGGCGGCGCTCGCGGTGGGCGTGGGCCTGGGCGTCGCGCTGCTGCTGCAGCCGGGGCGCGGCCTGGGCGGCACGCTCGCGGTGGCCGAGGGCTACACGCCGCGCGAGGTGCCCACGCCGGTGAAGGTCCTGCTGGACGTGGTGCCGTCCAACCCGTTCAAGGCGCTCACCGAGGGGAAGATCCTCCAGGTCATCTTCTTCGCGGGCCTGCTCGGCTTCGCGCTGGTGAAGCTCGGGGACAAGACGGCGCGCCTGCGCGTGCTGGTGGGCGAGGCGAGCGACGCGATGATCCAGGTGACGCGCTTCGTGCTGCAGTTCACCCCCATCGGCACCTTCGGGCTCATCGCGGCGCTGGTGGGCGCGTACGGCTTCGAGAAGCTGCTGCCCCTGGGCACCTTCGTGTTCGCGCTCTACCTCGCCTGCGCGCTGCACATCGCCGTCACGTACAGCAGCCTGCTGCTCGTGCACGGGCTCAACCCGCTGCGCTTCTTCCGGGGCGCGGCGCCCGGCATGCAGGTGGCCTTCGTGTCCTCGAGCAGCTTCGCGAGCATGCCGGTGGCGCTGCGCAGCGTGGTGCAGAACCTGGGCGTGAAGCAGGAGTACGCGAGCTTCGCGGTGCCGCTGGGGGCGAGCATCAAGATGGACGGCTGCGGCGCCATCTACCCGGCCATCACCTCGGTGTTCGTGGCGCAGTACTTCGGCCTGCACCTCTCCGCGTCCCAGTACTTCATCATCCTGCTGGCGAGCGTGCTGGGCAGCTTCGGCACGGCCGGGGTGCCGGGCACGGCGATCGTGATGGTGACGCTGGTGCTCAGCAGCGCGGGGCTGCCGCTGCAGGGCATCGGCTACATCGTCGCCATCGACCGGGTGCTGGACATGATGCGCACCATGACGAACGTGACGGGCCAGATGCTGGTCCCCGTGCTGGTGGCAAAGGAGGAGGGGCTGCTGGACCGCAGCGTCTACGACAGCGCCTCGTCTACCCGCGTCGTGCAGGAGGGCCCGGAGCAGGAGGCCGCCTGA
- a CDS encoding response regulator transcription factor: MTLTPHTEGEPCRVLLIEDDDRLAQLTARYLESHGVAVTWVADGRDGLAEALKGQADVVVLDLMLPRLGGLELVRELRARLDVPVIMVTALGEEADRVLGLESGADDYLPKPFSARELLARVRALVRRARGRVGPAGERALAAGGLVLNPKDYSASLNGEPLRLTTAEFNLLRAFVERPGRVLSREQLLDLTKGSADEAFDRSIDAHISHLRQKLGDNPKNPRLLKTVRGIGYLLTEGGRMGET, translated from the coding sequence ATGACGCTCACGCCCCACACCGAAGGCGAGCCCTGCCGCGTCCTGCTCATCGAGGACGATGACCGGCTCGCCCAGCTCACCGCGCGCTACCTGGAGAGCCATGGGGTGGCCGTGACGTGGGTCGCCGACGGGCGGGACGGGCTCGCCGAGGCGCTCAAGGGGCAGGCGGACGTCGTCGTGCTGGACCTGATGCTGCCGCGGCTCGGAGGCCTCGAGCTGGTGCGCGAGCTGCGCGCGCGCCTCGACGTGCCCGTCATCATGGTGACGGCGCTGGGCGAGGAGGCGGACCGGGTGCTGGGGCTGGAGAGCGGCGCGGACGACTACCTGCCCAAGCCCTTCAGCGCCCGCGAGCTGCTCGCCCGGGTGCGCGCGCTCGTGCGCCGGGCGCGCGGGCGTGTGGGGCCCGCGGGCGAGCGCGCGCTCGCGGCCGGGGGCCTGGTGCTCAACCCCAAGGACTACAGCGCGAGCCTCAACGGCGAGCCGCTGCGCCTCACCACTGCGGAGTTCAACCTGCTGCGCGCCTTCGTCGAGCGCCCGGGCCGGGTGCTCAGCCGCGAGCAGCTGCTGGACCTGACGAAGGGCAGCGCGGACGAGGCCTTCGACCGCTCCATCGACGCGCACATCTCGCATCTGCGCCAGAAGCTGGGCGACAACCCGAAGAACCCGCGCCTGCTCAAGACGGTGCGCGGCATCGGCTACCTGCTCACCGAGGGCGGCCGGATGGGAGAGACCTGA